CAGCAAGAGCTTCAACTATAATTAGTgactgttgctttttttctttgtttattattattctttgCTTCTATTCTTTGGTAGCGTCGTGCTCTACGTCTGGTCTCGTACAGTCGAGAGTGATAAAGAGAGAGGCGTATAGGTTGTAAGATAGGTGAAAGGAAAggtttgtttgtatttctcttcttcttctttttgttttttgtttgaaatgataACTCGCAAAAACGTTGccattttggtttttttgcgATCACACGCACGATCGCGCTATAGTAGTATCGCGCTcggtttgtttgaatttaataGTAGCTACTTTAGATGCTCAAACACTCCCATTTCTCTATACACGCGCAAAAGGACactcagtgtgtgtgtgtgtgttttgggtttgtttttgcttttcctgcACAAAACCTTTCACAAATGTAAGCATTTCGTGTGGGTTTAGTTTTGCTGTtacgaaaattgttctttggGTGCAGCGAGTTGACAGTTAGTAGCTGTCGCTGACGTTTTACTTCACACAtaccgcacgcacacacaaaacccctTCCGAGCGATCGTACTTTGTTGTGTTTGAAGatcgttttgaaaaaaaaaaaacgcgatgTTCGGCGTTTCGTTGTGCCTCGTCAAGAGCACTGAGACTGGGCATGAGTGGGCAACAAAGTATACAgatcagtgtggacagaaaaaGGAACCAATCCTACCAACGTGTGTGCCGgtgcgtgtacgtgtgcgtATGTCACGCTGCAGCACAGTTTAATGTTTAGTTTTTacatgtttctttttgttttttttccaaacccAAAATGGACAAAACTACGCATATGCATAACTGTGTGATAGTTATGTTTTGGTATAGCTGGTAGATAGTTTGTTTGCAGAGCACCCAGTTGATGGTGGtgtgcctttttgttttttgttagtttctgtcgtttgctgtgtgtttttttttacgatgtgtgtgttgctgACTAACTTTGCTTTTGTCCTTTCTTTTTACCACGAATATCGATTTTTCACCTTCTAACTGGTGCCGCTGTTGGTTTGCTTGACTTGCTTCTGTTACATGACATTAATCGTACCGCTCAAGGATCTTAGCTCTCAAGTACTTATCTTCTTTTGTCTCCTTTCAACTCGCCCACTGGCAGGGGCCAATTCGAGTGGTTTGCGGCCCGGACCGACAATGAGTGGTTTGCATCCATTCTGTGGGAATTTATTCCTTGATCTCGAAGTACTTGTAGGTTGGATTTTCGTACCCATTAATCTGCATGTTGGCCACATGCCGTTCCTCTGGGGTGACCGGTGCACCGACCGCCTGGAAGAAGGGGGAAAATAGCTTTGCATTAAACAGCTGAAACGGTTCGACTGGGCTATACACCGATGCACCGTACCTGATCTACCTCGACGAATCCTTGAGCATGAGGTGACCGGGAAGCTTTCCATTTGGCAACAGCGACACCAACAAACACCGCAGCCATGAGGGCCACTCCGGCGAAACCGACCGTGAAGTACACGTTCTTGCTATCCCGTCCGCTGGAACTGTAGACTTCGCGTCGAACTGAGTAGCTCTGTTGGTGGGAGGGCAATAGTGCTCAATTATTTAGTGCTAGCGTTGGGTGAATCATTTCTATTTTGATAACACTTGTACAGTAATCCATGATTGTTACGAGATGAATACAATTAGATGACTGAATAGTTAGGACGAATGAACTACGCAGAATCTTTACTTAAATCTTAGAGATTAATTAATCTctaaagattaaaaaaaatcatgtccTTCAGTATGTTGGTATTTTTCTTGCTTCGTTTTCAAAATTAGGAAAGTGTGGCACTATTTTTTTAGAAATCCTGGACATTCGGGATATCTAAGGAATAGCAATTCAAATTTTCCATGCAAATAATTTgtcttttcattattttcttcaCATTATGTgcaggaaaatatttttacgTTAATACAATCCTTTATCGAATCCTTTAAAATGttagttttattactttttaaatGCTCACTATTTCGACTTCATTTCGACCGGCACTTTGCAcaatacaaaacacaacataatcGACTAAAAGTGCCAATGACCTACGAAGCACTCCGAAATTATCATCTGATATCATTTAAAACATGTGTAATCCTTCCGTTTGACAAATACTGCTTTTAGGAAAAAGAGTATTTGTACGTATcggtgcaaatagacatgcggcgatttttctcagtgcgaaatttcgcaatgctattcgatgaaatgcgatgataagttcaCATATAAAAAAACGGCTTGTCGATGTAATGATTTGACAGCCTCAGTAGGCGCTAAATTGTCTCGAAATGAGATGTGGGGTTTTCTGCAAGATTGAGCTGCTTctgcgaaatttcgcactgagaaaaatcgctgcatgtctatttgctcGGGTAATGGGATAAATATATGAAATATCTGAAGTATTGCACGATTTCGATTGCATACAACAATTTAGCTGCAGTTTTCCTAATTtctataaaatataaaatagaaTTGTGGGTAAAAAAGGACAATTTTGGTAGATTCGATCCATTTTTTGGGTGGTATTGAGTCACATTGAGATAAAGTTGTTGGTTCCTCGAACATTAAGGCCTGtcaatttttccaaaattatCCACCTTTTTAGGTAATTGTTCCATAGCATGCGTAAATAGTGTGTTAAAATTGTATCTAATTGGCTTAACGAACAATACAGTTTTGGTAGAAAGATTTACGACACTTCTCGGAGACTTCGTATCAATTGGAACGGCGAATAGAGCTTAAGAGATTAGAGACCTTACGATAGCCTCGATCTTTTAATGGTTTTGGAAACTTTGAAGCTTTATCATGGAAGCTATAAAGCTGTATCATAGAAGTGCAAATAATCCTCAGAATCTGTGAAGGATTGCATTTCAAGTTAAATAAATGCTTCGACAATCGATTCACGATTCAAATGATTCTTCACTGAAGCTTTATGCTAAACGATTCCTCTCGATAGATATTACTATTTATAACTATTTATAATGCTTCCTAAATCCGGTCCTAAACGCGATAATACTATTTCTCAAGCATCATTTCCTGCTGATAGGTTTGTCGTTGCAATTTGCACTGTTTATCGCGCGAATGCTGCTAATGAGTGTAACGCAACAATTTACTGCCAACGGAAATTTGCCTCTTCTTCGTTGTATGTTTTTGCTCCTTAGTTCCCCCCCCTGAAACACCCATCATCACTTACCGGTTCACCGTGGCCAATGTCGTGGGCGAGAACGTGTTGCATCTTCGGTTCGGCTTCCTGATGGGCGACGGCCGCAGCAACCTCCTCGACGGCGCGCTGTACCGCTTCGTCGTCCACGGTCGGAAGAGCCGTCGGCTGTGGGCTCCTGTTACACGGCAGCGCGGCCACGgaggaaacgaaacaaagtGCAGTACAGCAGCACGCGAGTGATTAATTAGTAGGCAACAAAACGGGACTAGCAACTAGCAAAAGGAAGTCAATCGAGCTAATTACGGTTCGCGTTGCTCGCATCCTGCCGCGACCGTGCCAGCGACGGAAGCGGTGAGAtgttcctttttgtttcctcTTCTCAATGTTCCCATATACTTACGTCACGGCCGCTTCCTCGGAGTAGTCCTTGGTGGTGTCAGTTTCCTTTTGGGCTTCCAGGTCCGGCTGTTGCTTTTGGGTTTGGGGTTGATCCGTGAGCGTCGGTTGCTGGGTTTGCAtcgattgttgctgctgctgctgctgctgctgttgcgttgCTGCAAAGGTGGCAGCAACCATTTGTGCCTGTTGCTGTTGAGcctgttgttgcttttgctgctgttgctgctgctgttgctgctgttgttgctgttgttgctgctgctgctgctgctgtttgtaaGCGGCCTCCATTTTCTTGGCCTCCAGGCGTAACTTTTCCTCGCGTATCTTCTCGCGCTCCTGCGCCCGTTGCTCCTTGCGCTGCTTTTCCGCCAATCGCTGACGCTCCTTTTCGCTGACCTTGCGCTCAATCTCCATGCGGTACTTGTCGAGAATGGTCGCCTCCGCTTCCTCCGTCATGGCCAGCATCGAGCCGGGCGTTTCGTCCTTGGAGCGCAGCGCCTGAATGTAATCATCCATCAGCTGGGACAGCTTCACCGACAGTTCCGGGTAGCGTTTGAGCATCGCCATCGATTGATTCACGGCCCGGTCAATGTCGACCAGACGCTCCAGCGTGCGGGGACGCTCGGATGCGGCCGCCTCCAGCCCGCCGGTACCGCCCGAACCGAGCAGATGCCGATAGTGCGATAGCGCATGGGCACGATCCTTGTGAAGAGCACGTAGCAGCTTCTGCAAACACTTTTCCACCCGATGGGACTGTTTTGTAGTGGACAAAgcaagggggaaaaaaggcggagaaaaatgataaaatatacatCCATTGTGCAATGTGCGCCAATGCGGGAGGGGGAATTTGCAATCCAGTTCAATAAGGTTCGCGATCTGGCGCATTCCGTTCGTCATAGTTTAATGCTAAGTTTAATTACAGTTTACTAAGCGAATCAGGCACGAAATATTCGAAAAACATGTGGGTTTGAATATCGGTCGCAGAGAGCTGCACAAAACCATAGGCCATATTGTTGGTGCATCCCAACGTCCCTTTGCGCTATATTAAACCCCGGACAAAATGACTTCCCATCGCACGGCACGTTTCTAACTCCCATCACGTACACACATTTCGCCATTCGCCACTGGCCGCGAATTCGAAACCCCGAgaacaacaactacaacactcacacatacagaaCTTCATCAGTTTTtgtggcccgctcgctcccccgaAAAGAAAGTTCATTAAAATTGTGAAATAAACGGATTTCCATCAAAGTTGTACGGTGGTGCGGAACGTGCCTGGCTTCGTGCGGGCACCACGAGCACGTACGCGCGCGCACCGGACGACGGGATCGCCTTTCTCGATGCATCGACGACGATTTCCAAAAACCGGGCGGAAAACCCCGAGAACGGGGCCCATTAGTTATGAGTGGCATGGGAGTTGATATTTCTTTGCCGGTCTCGGATCTACCAAACAACCGCGGACATCCGCAAACACGGGGGGtgctgacacacacacaaatgtcaCCCGTACCGCACCGGTTCACCGGCTTTTTGCTTTGTGAGAACTTATGAAACGGTATAAACTTACGCTCGGCGGTTGCTCCGTGAGGGCTTGGGTGTAGCAGGTCATCGCTTCCCGCTTGCGCTGGTTGATGTGGGCGAGTACGCGCTGCTGATGCATGGCCGCCAGCTGATGCTTCTCGGAGTTGCCTTCCTCTTCCAGTGCCTGCACAGAAGTCTAAAATATTACACGAACGGAACGGAGGTTGGCCATGCGGGGGATGGCCAGATTTTAGTTACGAACGAACGAGACCGTTAAACTCATGTCACCAGTTTTGAAGGATTTGTAGCCTGCCTgctatggttttttttcgttgttattttggtttggtttttgttacgCAATAAATTAACTACGCAGCAAAACCCACAGACACGGTTCTAAAACGGGCGGC
The Anopheles moucheti chromosome 2, idAnoMoucSN_F20_07, whole genome shotgun sequence genome window above contains:
- the LOC128298592 gene encoding amyloid-beta-like protein, with translation MSSSVWSAAVAFVLVALCSSSPSQAASPRWEPQISVLCEAGQTYHPQYLSEEGRWTTDLSIKVPGSTCLRDKMDLLDYCKKVYPGRDITNIVESSHYQKIGGWCRQGALNAAKCKGAQRWIKPFRCLEGPFQSDALLVPEGCLFDHIHNASRCWPFVRWNQTGAAACQDRNMQMRSFAMLLPCGISLFSGVEFVCCPKHFKAVPMKVKKTDLPVLPQDTDMLPALDDGGSDGVSDNNSEDDEDDDDIDDEEDEEMLGDEPIESDDDEYDSDEDFDSGSDKPSGADAIDTGSAAWDSFTTPPPPAQAAAGKDGPKKKQADIGGPIGGMLYAAGGYAASSTEKSGTLDLVTTPITAIPTPDPYFTHFDPRNEHQSFKNLHAEFQEAQQRLEESHREKVTRVMKDWSDLEEKYQDMRLADPKSAQTFKQRMTARFQTSVQALEEEGNSEKHQLAAMHQQRVLAHINQRKREAMTCYTQALTEQPPSSHRVEKCLQKLLRALHKDRAHALSHYRHLLGSGGTGGLEAAASERPRTLERLVDIDRAVNQSMAMLKRYPELSVKLSQLMDDYIQALRSKDETPGSMLAMTEEAEATILDKYRMEIERKVSEKERQRLAEKQRKEQRAQEREKIREEKLRLEAKKMEAAYKQQQQQQQQQQQQQQQQQQQQQKQQQAQQQQAQMVAATFAATQQQQQQQQQQSMQTQQPTLTDQPQTQKQQPDLEAQKETDTTKDYSEEAAVTSPQPTALPTVDDEAVQRAVEEVAAAVAHQEAEPKMQHVLAHDIGHGEPSYSVRREVYSSSGRDSKNVYFTVGFAGVALMAAVFVGVAVAKWKASRSPHAQGFVEVDQAVGAPVTPEERHVANMQINGYENPTYKYFEIKE